The following proteins are co-located in the Polymorphospora rubra genome:
- a CDS encoding carbohydrate ABC transporter permease, with protein sequence MRNLSRYRAALLFVGPSVVLLTVFVVAPILVAAVASLTDLDLRGLRDLSSVEFIGLDNYRRLFTDSLFGTAALNTVLYVVLGVPLIVVFAMGIALLLNFGTSRLYSGLRAAYFLPAITNIVAVAVVWGYLYNTDSGLLNYLLSIGGVEPVPWLDQPFVAKLSLILVGVWKGAGFNMIIFLAALQGIPKDYYEAAELDGAGAWHKLTKITIPLLRYATFFVTVTTTIAWIQFFEEPFVMTDGGPLDGTISVALFIYQNGFNLSDFGYASAASVLLFLSVLLVTAVQFRLRRADVEY encoded by the coding sequence CTGTTCGTCGGACCGTCGGTGGTCCTGCTGACGGTCTTCGTGGTCGCCCCGATCCTCGTCGCGGCCGTCGCCAGTCTCACCGACCTGGACCTGCGCGGGCTGCGCGACCTGTCCAGCGTCGAGTTCATCGGTCTGGACAACTACCGGCGCCTGTTCACCGATTCGCTGTTCGGTACGGCCGCGCTGAACACCGTTCTGTACGTCGTACTCGGGGTGCCGTTGATCGTGGTGTTCGCGATGGGCATCGCGTTGCTGCTGAACTTCGGCACCAGCCGGTTGTACAGCGGCCTGCGGGCGGCGTACTTCCTGCCCGCGATCACGAACATCGTGGCGGTGGCGGTGGTCTGGGGCTACCTCTACAACACCGACAGCGGCCTGCTCAACTACCTGCTCTCGATCGGCGGGGTGGAGCCGGTGCCGTGGCTCGACCAGCCGTTCGTCGCCAAACTGAGCCTGATCCTGGTCGGGGTCTGGAAGGGCGCCGGCTTCAACATGATCATTTTCCTGGCCGCCCTGCAGGGCATTCCGAAGGACTACTACGAGGCCGCCGAACTGGACGGCGCCGGGGCGTGGCACAAGCTCACGAAGATCACCATCCCGTTGCTGCGCTACGCCACCTTCTTCGTCACGGTGACCACCACGATCGCCTGGATCCAGTTCTTCGAGGAGCCGTTCGTGATGACCGACGGCGGGCCGCTCGACGGCACCATCTCCGTCGCCCTGTTCATCTACCAGAACGGCTTCAACCTCTCGGACTTCGGCTACGCCTCGGCAGCCTCGGTCCTGCTCTTCCTGAGCGTCCTGCTGGTGACGGCGGTCCAGTTCCGGCTGCGGAGGGCCGATGTCGAGTACTAG